CTGGCTGAAAAAAATGACCTGATTGGCGCTGGCGAGGAGCTTAAAGTTGTCGTCATGGCCGATAATGTTACCAAAAAGAGACTGCAGACTTATCGCCACTCCAAGATCTCTGGCCTCCACCTAAAACCGCACAATGTACGAGCCCTCCTTTTTGAGTGCTCCAACCATCTTCAGGCCCCCTTTACCAAACACAACTTCGAAAACCAACAGTGGTTGACCCCCAAGATTCATGCCCACATGACCAAAGAAGTCACTCTTGAGGGGCTCTCTGAGTTTGGCTCCACTCTCCAATCCCCGGCAGAGATTCAGCCCGGCACCGTGCTGTTTCTTCATGAGGACATTTTTGACAATGCGCCCAATCAGTGCCTGGCCGCCCGATTTTATCACAGCGAAGAAGTCCAGGGGCAAAAAGGAATTTTCACCTGTGCCTTTATCTACTATGGTATCACCGATGCTTTTTTGAAGTTTTGCCGCTCGTGGATTAAAAATAACTACGCGGCAAAAAAATCCAAAGAATCCTAAGGTGGTCCTATGACTCAATCCGGTTCCAGTTTGCAGATGACTTATGCCCCCAACAGCATTTGTTTCGGTTGCGGCCCGGCGAACGCAAAGGGACTAAAAATACAAAGCTTCCCCAATGGGCAGGAAGTTGTTGCCGAGTGGACTCCGGAATCCCACCATGAAGCCTTTCCTGGAATGCTTAATGGAGGCATTATCGGCTCCCTTCTAGATTGCCACAGCAATTGGACGGCAGCCTGGCATTTAATGAACAAGAACAACATGGAAGCTCCACCCTGCACTGTAACGGCGGACTATAGTATTCAACTTCTTCGCCCCACCCCCAGTGATCAATCGGTGCGCCTAGTTGCACGGATAGTGGAATCAAGTGATCGCAAAGCTGTTGTTGAAGCCGAGCTTTTTTCCGGTGAAGACCTCTGCGCCAAATGCCAGGGAACCTTTGTTGCCGTTAGGCCTGGCCATCCGGCCTATCATCGCTGGTCCTGATTGAGAATTTCATCACAAAGGTGGTGTGCTTTTGATCAGCGTCCAAGAAAAGCTGACCGCCAAAACCCTTCATAATGGCATCAGAAATACTAAGCCCCAAACCTGTTCCTTGCCCAATCTCTTTGGTGGTAAAGAAGGGATGCATGATTTTGTCCCGCAGTGAGGGATGAACCCCTCCCCCACTATCTGAAACCCGAACTTCCAGCCCACTCGCAAGAGCTTCCGCCCGGATCTTGATCCACCTGGGGCCTTGAGGATTTGCCTTTGCTTGGTGTTTCAGCTCATCGATGGAATTGCCCAAGAGGTTCAGCAATACCTGAGACATTTGCACCTCTCGAGCCTGGACGAAGAGATTTTGCGGAACCTCGACCAAGAGTTCGATATCATGGGCACGCAACTTCTCCCGGCACACGTCTAGGGTCGTACTCACCACATCCCAAATGTTACAAGAAGTCACGTCATCTCGAGATCCATCCCGAGAGATCTCCTGAAGTCCTTTGACAATGGTAAAAACCCTTTGCACCGTGCGATCAATCGTTACGAAGGTTTCGTCGAGGATCTCCGAGGTCAGTTCCCCCCTGGATTTAAGAACCTTACCACGATCTGAGAGACCTTGAAGAATGGTCAGTGGGTTATTGATTTCATGAGCAATACCCCCGGCCATTTCACCCAGGATGTTTAACTTTTGCGCTTGGAATAGCTTTTGCCTCTCCTCCATCAGCTCCCTTTGGCCCTGATCAATTTTCTTTTTTGATCGGCGCAAAATACGAATATGCACCACACCTAGAAATCCAGCACAGACGATGGCCGATAGGATGTGCACCGACTTTGCAATTGGCGCCAACACAGCTGGATCAGGTTCCGGTAGCCCCCCACCCCATGTCTGCAAAAAGGCAAGAAGACCCACACCCAGAAAAATAATGACCGTTACGGTGATTGTGCCAATAACGTTGGCCAACATGGCTGTCGCCAAAGGAGCGAGTCCCAACCATACAATTACGGCCGCATTGATACCGCCGCTGTAATAACAGGTAACTAACATGGCTCCAATGGCCGTGGCGACGAACAAGGTAGCAGCCAAACTTACCAGGGAATACCGCCAAACCAACACCACTGAAGTGGCGGCCCCAATTCCCAGAGCGTAGTTGGCCATGGAAATCGGTGAAGTCCAGCCAAATTGCTGACCCTCAAGATAAATAGGAATCAAGTTGGTCAAGAGCCCGGCAAGGCACAAAAACAAAGTAAACTGGGCACGAATGTAGAGATCGTAATTGCGGTCAGGAGTCAGCTCATCAGGGATAAAGACATCCAGCCACCGAGAAATAATTGAACTGTCTTTTGACGCCATTATGTCGATTCCAAAATAAAAAGGACCACTGTAAACAGCGGTCCTTTTGTTTCTATCTCATAGTGCCGGTCAATTACAAGCGGTCACATCCCAAAGGATAGCAAACCCGATTGTAGCGATAGCACTCGTCCATGGCTCTGTCCTGAGTGGTGCTCGGGAAGAATCCATACTCGTGATAAGTATCCCCCCAGTCACTTTCGGCCCAGCAGATGTAATCGTAAATGGGCTGAGGACGACGTGGCGGAGGATAAGGACGACGAGGCGGGCGAGGAGGCGGATTGGGCCGGCGCGGTGGACCTGGATAGCGCGGTGGACGCGGACGGCCGGGAACAATGTAGGTCGCTTCGAACTCTCCACCCTCTGATCCCATCTTCGCTATAAATTCATCAAAGGCGCGCAGGTCTTCTAAAGACAGACCCTCTTCAGCCATTTCTGCCTCCAAGTCCGCAGCTGGAGTGAGAATCACTTCCCCCTGGGCCATCAGGCCAGTGGTCAACAGACCAACTAATATGAGCTTAAATCCCTTCACAGAACCCCCCTATGAAACTGTTTTAGGTCGCAGAATCGACATTTTTTGCGTCTGAACTCTTATAGCTCCGACTAAAAGCGATTCATAAATCTAGAAAGGGAATTGATGATTTTACCCCCCGCACCAACAACCAATTTGAGTTGGCGTAACGACGCAAGAGGACTATCTGAAAAAAATACTGAAAGAGGGCATCATCCATAATCACGCCTTATGGGTTTTAGAATTGTCCAAGCTTGCTGCCTGGGTCACTAGGCAGCAAGCTTGTGCCCACAGGAGGGGCAGAAGTTGTGAGCGTCCGTAATTTCCCCCTGACAGGCGGGGCATTTGGCCTTGTCATCAACCGCCTCTTCCTCAGCCTTCTCGTTGAGGTCAACAAAGCCTTTTTCATTCCACTTGTCGATTTCGGCGATGATTTGCCAAAAGCGAAGCATGTCCTGAAACTCCACCTTGTCAAAGCTGAGAAACACTTCTCCTTTGTCCGTCGACTGGCGTTTGACGAAAAGACCCTTTTTTTCCAAAGCATCCAAGTGGAGACTCTTTAGATCGAACCTAAACTGCTCCTTCACATCCTTTAGGAGTTTGTCATACTCCATGCGAACGGCGCCGCGGAAATCAGTTTCCAGATCCTTGCCTAACTCAACAAGAGCGCGGGCCACCTTGAGAGCCAGGGGATCAACGTAAATGATCTCGCTCTTGCCCGGTTTGTAGAGGTTGTACTGATAAAACTCCGCAAAATCCTCCAGGAGCTGGACATCAAACAAGGTCACCGATACCAGCTCATCGATCTCATCCTCGTTCTTTTCAAAGCGCATTTCCGCCTTACCCAGTTTTTTCAGCAACTCCACCACGTGCTGAACCCGAGATAAGGATTCACGGAACATACGAGTGGTGTAGATCTTTACTGTCGTCCAATCTAACTGCAGATGCCCATCTTGGCCCTCTACAGGGTGACCTGAGTTTTTGGCCACCAGAGCCAAAACACAAAATAGAGTGGGGATGGAGAATTGGGGGCAGGGGCTATTGTCTTTGTCCATTTTGAGTGAACGAATCGCCTGGCAGTTCTGCTTGGTGCCTTCGACCAAACTCTTCACCACCAGTTTGACCCCCGGCTGGGAAGAGTCCACCTGGGCCTTCATCACCTCAATGGGCACTTCCAAAATCTTGCAGGGCCCTGCGGCCTCGGCCGACAACAAGTGCTTGGCGTTGTTAGTAAAAAGAGCCGCTTCACCCATGACATGGGAGGTCTTGCCCTCCATTATTTCAATTTTGCGGCCTGAGCGTTCGAGAAAAAGGGAGACCTTCCCCGACTGAACGACGTAGACGTGAGTGATTTTCTCACCCTCTTTGAACAGCAAATCACCACGCTTGAGATCTTTGACCTGATCCACCCTTACTCCCTCGTCTCGGCAACGAAAACCTATCGGAATTTAGGGCCCAAACCTCAACGACTTCTCATTCCGGAACGACAGGTTGCGCACCGCAATATCACGCGCTCCCTAAAAGGGTGTGGACTCTCCAGAACCATGCTATAAAAAGGGGTTTAGAGCGAGAACTAGATCATGATGACTCTGCCCGTTTACATTTTCATTGGCTCATTCCTAACCGCCTTGCCCCTAACCTGGCTGGGGTTGCGTTGGGTCCGCAACTACCGCATTCGCGAAGCTAAAACCCAGGCCAAGGTCCTGGTGGAAAAAGCTCAGGATGGGGCCAAAGAGCACCGCGCCGATGCCAACAAACGTATGGACGAATTCCGCCACCAAGCTGAACGGCGCTTTGAAAAAGACACCCGAAAGATCAACCAAAAGATTAACGTCCTCGATTCTAAACTTAGGGAAAAAGAAGGCCGCCTGCAAAAAAAACTCAACCAACGCGAAGACATCTTCAAAAGAAAGCTCTCAGTTGTTGATTCCCAGGATGCCCTCGCCCAGAGGAAACAACAAAAATTGGATCAGCTTCTTGAGGAAAAGCGCAAGATCGAATCCGAGTTTCGCCATAAACTGTCCCAGCTCTCCTCTGAAGATGAAGAGAGCATCCGCGGAAAGTTAGCCGAAAACCTCATCCAAGAGGAGCGCCGCCGGTCCTCAAAAAGGGCTGAGCTGATTCTGGAAGAGGCCCATGCAGATGCGGAAAGAGAGGCCCGCTACTATTTGAGCCGGGCTCTCAACCGCTTTGCCCGCCCCTATTGTGCAGAAAGAGGTATCGGCATCGTTTATTTTCCCAATGCCGAAGCTCGAAAAAAGGTCGTGGGCGATGACCGACAAAATTTGATAGCTGTGGAACGCATTTGTGGCGTCGACATTTCCATAAATGAGGAGCTCAATTCGGCCTCTTGCCTGGGATTTGATCCAGTTCGTCGGGAGTTGGCACGTGCCAGCCTGGAAAAGCTCATTCACGAAAGAGTGGTTAACGAAAAGCGAATTGAAGACATTGTCACCAAGACTAAAAAGGATTTGTTCAAAAGGATCCGCCAAGACGGAAACAAGTTGGCCAACGAGCTGGGCATGAAGGATCTGCACCCAGAAATTCGCAACATGATGGGAGCCCTTCGCTACCGCTATTCCTTTTCTCAAAACCAACACTACCACTGTGCTGAGGTGGGCTGGCTGTGCGGTTTGTTGAGTTCTGAATTGGGGGTAGAACAAAAGAAAGGGCGGCGGGCTGGTCTCCTCCACGACATTGGTAAAGCCATGGATCACAGCATGGAAGGTGGCCACGCCGTCATTGGTGCCGACTTTATTCAAACCAATGGGGAGTCCGAGGAGATCGTCCACGCGGTCAGAGCTCACCACTTTGATGAGCAACCGAATTCAGACCTCGCCTATTTGGTGATCGCCGCCGATGCCATGAGTGGGGCTCGTCCGGGAGCCCGTCGTTCGACGATCGACTCCTACAACCAAAAGATGGCTGACCTGCAAAACATTGGCAATAGCTTTGAGGGTGTGGTGAGCACCTATATTCTCAGTGCCGGACGTGAAGTGCGCGTTGTTGTGGACAGCGGTCGTGTGGACGATGTGGCCGCTCTCGATCTTAGCCGCAAGATTGCCCAAAAGATTGAAGAGGAATGTTCTTACCCTGGCCAGATTCGCGTGACGGTGGTCCGGGAGTCCCAGGCGGTTGAATACGCCCGCTAAAAAAAGGCTATTTAAGAATCTCCTTTAGAGCCTCAAAGGTCTTCAACACCACCGATTCCTGTGGTTGCAGTTTCTCCTGCTGAACAAAAAGCTCCCTGACAATATCCTCGTAATTGACCGACCCCATACCAGAATCTTCCAGGAGCCAACTCACATAACGACTGGCCCGATCCACAAGCTTGCCATTGGTGGGAACCACCCAGGTCATAAAATTCATTTGGTATCGGTTGAGTCGTCCCATGATCAAGGTGGAATGGATGTTCAACAGCTGTTTGAGAAGAAGGTGGTCAAAAAGCTCGTGGTCCAAATCAGACGGAAACCTTGCCTCTAATCCCTTAAAACTCCAGACGATCTCCTGTCCTGACTTGAGAATTGTGAAATCTTCATGGGCCCCCGGGATCGCCTGACGACGATAGTCTGCTCCCCCCTGACCAAAATCAAACCCCTCCATGTAGTCCTCGTTGGTCTGAGGATATTCAGGTCCCCAGTTGAGAGGTCGGGCAGGCCGCGCCAGCAACCGGTGCCAGGACTCCCGACTCGATCCCGCTGAATCAATAATGACATAGCTCAATGAGTGTCTGGACCGGGGAAACTTTTGATTATCGAAGGGTGAAAGACTAAACGTTGGCGCTCTTTCTGTCGTGTCGGTAAAGACCGCAATAGCGAGCTCTTCGGCATGATAAAGCAGATGTCCCCCGTCCTGATAAACTTTGGACTCAGCTTCAATAAACTGCGGCTGTGCCTGCAAATCGATAGTGGCATAGTGATCGCGATAATCCACAAAGGCCGACTTCATTCGTTCCGACTGTGGAAAAAACAAAGCCAGCCCTACAGCCAACATGAGCACGGTTGAAGCCTGCATCCGGGTACTCCCGGCCAAGGCCATGGGACCAACATACAGGTTCACCTTACGGATTCGGTGATTCTCTAGAACCAGACGGGACCTTTCCACTTTATTACGTAGGATTTCGTCAGGATTGCAGTAGAGAAAAAAAGGAGCAGGCCCCTGTTCCTGGGCGGCGGCTTCTGTCGCTCCAATAACAAATGGAGTTTCACCCCCTTCGGTACAACTAACAAGCAAGTCACCAGGTCGAAAGCCAGCCTCACGCAGCTGCCGAGCGCCATAGGCCGGGTAATCCTCAAAGCCCTCCAAGGCATGGACCAAAGCCGTGTCTCCCCCGGCCATAAAGGAGTGAACCTTGTCCTCCAGGTCGGTTCCCATATGATGGCGTCGCCATATGTATTCAAGACTTAGGGACAAACGCCCGGTGGCTCCACAGCCACACAAAAAAATGCGCCCGTCCCGGCCCAAGACCTTGGCAACTTCACTGCCCAGGACAGCAATTTGCGGGAGTTTCGCTGCCATCATTTCCAAGGCGTCCAGGTCCACTTCGCGCAAAAGCTCCACCGCCTTGTGCAAATTATTTTGCGCCAGATAGGAAAGATCCCGCGTTTTGGGGTGACTGGACTCAGTCGCCAATTCACCCAAGCTAAACTGCGAGGCCACTTTGAGAAATTGTTCAGCCTTTTCACTCGGCGACAGGGATACATGAAACTTCATGGGAAAACCTCGAATACCTGTTAGGAGGAGTTTAACAAGCCTGGGACCAAAATCCAGCGGAATTAACAGACACAAACCCAACTTCGGTCAAATTGACACTCATAATAGGGGAATCGATACTAGATTGATGGATATCCGACTTGATATTGAAAACGGATGGGTCGTCATTCATCTCAGCGGACGGATTGACTCCTTTAACTACGACGACGTCACCTCGAAAATCCAGACACTTTTTCGCATGGGCAAACGATTTATCGCCTTGGACCTGACAGACGTCACCTATTTGGGCCTACCCAGTTTGCGTTTTCTGTTTCAGATGGCCGGGAGATTACAAAAGGCCTCCGGTCAAATGATGCTTATCTCTCCCTCAGAAAAGCTCATGAAGTCCATAGAGGCTATCAATCATCCCAAGCGCTGGGAGATCATCACCCACCGCCAGTTGCTCATCCAACCCCATGCGCCGCAGGAAAACCATCAATGAAATCCGCCGCTGCCCTTTTGATCGCAACCACCTTCCTTTCCTCTTCCAGTTGGGCAACCCCAGCCCCGATCGAGAATCTTTTCAAACAACTGGATGGAGAAAACGATCAGATTCAAGCGGCCAGATTAGATCGAGAATTCAAAGAGCAAAACCTCATTGGCTCCAAGTCCCGACTCTATCCAAGTCTAAACCTATCACTTGTTGCCAACGAAGGTGATGACAACGCCCTGGCTGCCGCCTCGCCGAGTAGTTTGGACTCTGGGGCCTCCAGCCCCGGTGGTGGCCTGGGAACTTCGCCCTCGGGAAGTATTTCCGATTCCGATATCTCCACCAATGGTTGGGCAAGCCAGTTATCGTTAGGCTATTTTGTCTTTACTGGCTTTGCCGTCAGTGAAGACGTCCATCGAGCCGAGAACTCAGTCGCCAGTGCTAAACTCAATGAATCAAAAGTGGCCATGGAAAAGAAGGCCCAACTTCTCCAGCTGCTTATGGAGTATCACAACCTCAAGCAGGTGGCCGAACCATTGAACCAAGCAGTCAGCCTAATGGAAAAAGTTAAAAGCTTTTCTAAAAAACGCTCCAACCTTCTATACACCACGGATGATCGCCTCAATCTCAATGAAAAAGAAGCCCTTTTAGAGTATCAGAAAATCCGTCTTGATGAAGGGCAGAGCCTCGTTGCAGCCGGCCTCAGGTCCCTTCTTCCTAACCTCGATGAACAGACGCTCGCCGGTATCCCTCGGTTTGAAATCACCTATCCTTTACCCACCAACCAACAGATGCCCGAACTCTACGATCAGGGGTCCATTGACCATCAGATCAACAAACTCAGTGAATTCTCCTCAAGCGGGTATCTCAAGGTCGCCCGCTGGAACCGTCCCTGGGTGCCCACCATCTACACCTCTGCCAGTTACAGTTACACTGGAGACTACAAGGGTGAGACCGCCGATGGAGGATGGTCGGCCTCAATCACCATGAACTTCCCTTTGTTTGATGGCTTTTACAGCAGTGCCCGCTTGCAGCAGGCCAAGATCGGGTCGCGAGCAGCTGAACTACGCACTAAAGCTGAAAAGGACAAACGCCTCCTTTACATTCGCCATCAACGCATGAAAGCCCTGGTCTCCGGTGCTGAATATCGACACCTGGCCTTGCAAGCCGCCAAACAACAAAGGCGTTACCAGGATGTGCAAAAAAAGATCCGCCAGGGAATTGCCTCGCGACTCGAGTTGTCGGCAGCGAGTTTGGAACTGGCAAAGGCTCGTCTGGAGGCCTCTGACAAAATGAAGGAGCATCAGCAAGCCCTATTAAATGTTGCCGTGGAACTTAATCAATGGGATCGGGTGGTTATTAATGAAATCTCAAATCCGTAAATGTGTCTTTCTCATATTGTGCCTCACTCTTTCATCTAAAGCTTTGGCGGAAGGCGAAGGGTCGGAAAAGCAAGATTTTGTTGAAAAGATCCCTGCATTTGGCGTCATTAAGCCGGGAGAGATCACCACCCTGCTGGCCATCAACCACGGCATGGTGGCGAAGATTCCTTTTCAAGTGGGAGACCGGGTGAAACTTGGGTCTGTCCTTCTTTCAGCTATCGAGAGGGAGACCACCCGAGGCTACCGCACTACAATCGCCGGCCAGGTGGCAAAACTCCATGTCACTCCCGGCGCTGCCCTCACCCCGGGAATGCCCTTGGTGACGGTCATTAATCCGGACAAAAAACAAATTGAGGTTTCTCTCTCTCCAAAAGAAAGTCAGCGCTTGAAGGTGGGGGCTCCCATCTTTTTTCGTGGCAAAGGGGAACCATTGGGGCATCTTTCCAAGATCAGTCCCTTAGTAGATCCGGACACCGGCGCTGTCCTAAGCTATGTTCAGCCGGAAAAGCCGGTGCCCCAGTTGATCGGTGACGTGATTCCAATCGATATTGAAGTTCGTCACCTCAAGGATTGTTTTGTCACTGCCATTTCAGAAGTTGATCAGCACATAGAGAAATTTCGTGTCGAGGCCACCAGCGGAAATTCCGCCTGTTTGATTCCCAAGACCTCTTCGCGCTAGTCAGGGCCCAACACCCAGACAAGGACAAAAGAGTTGGTTCAGTACTTTATTAAAAAAAGTATTGTTACGATTTGTTTGAATCTGTCGATTCTTCTTATCGGCTATTTTTCACTCGATCACATTGCCAACGAGTTCATCCCCGCCATCGAAGTTCCGGCCGTGGGAGTGGTCTTCCCAACCACTTTCGTCCCCCACCGCAGAATTACCGAAGAGCTTATAGGTCCGATTGAAAAACGGCTTTTAGCCACTGGAGATGTTGAAAAAATTGAGACCACTCTGGATCGGGACCGGACTATTCTCTTTATTTTCTACAAGTGGTCCATTCGCCCCGAGGACTGCTTGCAGCGAGCTAGACAAGTTGTCAGTGGTGTTTCTCGGCCGGCCGGCATTCTGGAACCGATTTTTGTTCTCCACCGCCCCACGATGTCGCCGATTTTTCGCATTGCCTTTACGGGGAAAAATGTCAACGCACTCACTCAAGACCTCACCCAGTTCTCGCGAACAGCAGAACGGATTCCCGGCGTTGCTGGAGTCAATCTCGTGGGTTCGGCCCCCATGAAGGCAGTGGTGGAAATGGACGCTCTCAGCGGCGCTCAGAACCAAGTGGCCGCCAGCGATGTGATCTCCTCAGCTATTCAACAGTGGTCTTTCCGCTATCTGTTCCGCAACGACAAAGGTGAAAAGGAGATTTTTCGACTTCACCTTAAGGACGTGAACGACCTCAAAAGTCTCCCCGTCCAATCCAAATCAGGAAGCCAAGTGCCACTACGCTGGATCTCTCAAGTGGAAGAAACCCACTCTCCTGCCAGTGTCTTTTTCGGCGATGGGCAAGATGCAGTGATATTGGAAGTGATGAAGGCTCCGGGTAGCGATGCCCTTCTTATTGTCGATAATGTCCTTAAGGGCATAAAGAAGCTTAGCCAGGAAAAGAATCTCAACTACACCATTCTGTATGATGAAGCGGAAAAGATCCGCGAAGCCCAAGCTGGGGTGATCCAAAACTTTGTTATTGGAGTGGGTTTGAACAGCCTCATTCTCATTATATTTCTGGGATCAATTATAGGCGCGGTCGTCGCTTCGTGCGTTTTCCCCACAGCCATCCTAGGCACTTTGTATGTGATGAAGGCTTCCGATATCTCTCTTAATATCTTTGCTCTCAACGGGTTTAGTCTGGCCTCGGGAATGATCACAGACAGCAGTATCGTCGTTCTTGAATCGATCATGAGGCGTTTTCAAAAGGGCGAAGACTTGGTCCAATCTGCTGCCCGAGGAACGAAAGACGTGATGATCGGTGTCTTGGCCTCTACCCTGACCACCGCCGCGGTAATCGTACCCATTTCAATGCAAACAGGAGTATCAAGTAAGCTCTTTAGCGACCTGGGCATTGTTCTGGTAGCCACTCAGTTTATTTGCTTAATTGCTGTATTCACTTTTGTTCCCTGGCTTTGTTCCCGCATTCTCAGCGACGATAAAAGTAGACCCGCGCCAATCGCGATTCTATATGGCCTTAGCTCCAGATTGGTCGATCGCATGCTTCAGCTTTCAACTGTAACACTCAAAAAGTCGGTCAAAGAGCGCGGCTTCCGCTGGGGCCTGCCCTTGGTGGCAACAATGGGTAGTCTCCTGATGATGGCTTTTTTGCCCAACTCGGAGTTTCTGCCGGTCGTGAGCTCTAAGATTTACTCCATTTCAATGCCGGTTAAGCGCATTGAACTCATGGAAAAGGGGAGTGACCTACAAAAACAATTGGCCATGAGTTTGGGAACCAATGAGGCTGTGAATTGGGTGGTCACGTCCCGATCTGATGATACCCTTAATTCGGTTCTTCGCGTCAAGAATCTTAAGGATGTCCCAGGAATCATTGAAAAAATAAGTCAGGATTTGAATTTTCCCCGGAAGAAAATTCTTGCTCTCCCCTTAGGTCCAACGCCGCCCACGGAACCCATGGGCTACGATGGCTACTTCTACATCAATAAGAATCTCCCCCCACAACAGCTCCGGTCCCTGACCGATTCCTTTTGCCAGAATCCTGGAATCATGGACTGTACGACCGCATCTCACTACCAGGAGTCACGCCTGCAACTTCGCCCCCGCCCTCTGGATATGTTCCGTTCTCATACCAACTTGTTTGCAACCATGGCCGACATTGCCAGTCTCACACAAAATTTAAATCTCTCCTCTCTCGCCAACCTGCCAATAGCCTTTCCCGTTGAACTTCATCTCCCAGGCAAAGAACTTTTGACTTCATTTCCCTTGGCCACAGGAGGCTCTGGCGAGGGGATTAGTCGCCTGGGTGCTTTTTTTGACAGTGAGATTAATCGTTCGAGCAATGTCCTCTTTCGCCGGGATGGGCAAAATTTTATTCCCCTTTATTTTCGCCTCAACGGCATCACCATTGGCCAGGCTGTGGCCGCTCTGGAAGGTGAGGCCAAAGCCCAAGGGATCGATTCCGGATCTTTGATTCCCATGGGTGCCATAGAAACTATGAATGAAACTTTTGGCAAAATGATCAATGCACTCATTTTGGCTGCGGTGCTGATTTTCTTGGTCCTGGTGATTCAGTTCCGCTCCGCCCTGCAGGCCGCAATCATCATGTATTCAATTCCCCTTTCTCTGGGCGGGGCCATTGCTGGACTGATTATTTTGGGTGAAACCCTGAATGTGGGCGTCATTGTTGGATTTGTCCTCCTCATTGGCATCGTGGTGAACAACGGCATTCTTCTCATGGACGCTATCAACCAAAGGCGAACTGCGGGTATGCCACTACTTGAAGCTGTGATCGACGGGGTGGACTCAAGGACGAGGCCCATCCTCATGACCACCTTTTCTACCGTCTTTGGCATGATGCCCACTCTTGTTCTGGAAGCTGAAGGTAAGGAACTCTATCGCGGGATGGCCATCGTGAACGTTTTTGGAATGATATTTGGCACCTTTCTCACTTTGGTGGTCACACCCATTGTGATCCGCGCCCTCATTGCCAACCAAGGTGAGAAATCCGCCAGGAAAAAAGGAGTCGCCGCATGAATGCTCTTATGGCCCTTTATGACAGTGAATTGAGGGATGAGGTATTCACCCTCATGGAACTAGCCAAAATCAAGTCTTACACCCAGTTTGTTGGCCTTCATGGCTCCAGCGAACATGGGAAAAAAGAAGGCACGGTGGCCTGGCCTGGGTCTAATGAAATTGTATTGATCATCGTTAACGATGAGCAGAAAGCCCACTTTCATCAGATTGTGACGGACTACAAGAATGAACGCTCCACCCGCCCAGGCTTGTTGTTGTTTGACTGGAACCTGAATGAGGTTTGCTAAATATGCTAAAGCTTGCCCAACTGCTTGAGAAGTATCGATCAGCTGTCATGGTGCTCCT
This is a stretch of genomic DNA from Pseudobdellovibrionaceae bacterium. It encodes these proteins:
- a CDS encoding HlyD family efflux transporter periplasmic adaptor subunit; translated protein: MKSQIRKCVFLILCLTLSSKALAEGEGSEKQDFVEKIPAFGVIKPGEITTLLAINHGMVAKIPFQVGDRVKLGSVLLSAIERETTRGYRTTIAGQVAKLHVTPGAALTPGMPLVTVINPDKKQIEVSLSPKESQRLKVGAPIFFRGKGEPLGHLSKISPLVDPDTGAVLSYVQPEKPVPQLIGDVIPIDIEVRHLKDCFVTAISEVDQHIEKFRVEATSGNSACLIPKTSSR
- a CDS encoding efflux RND transporter permease subunit — encoded protein: MVQYFIKKSIVTICLNLSILLIGYFSLDHIANEFIPAIEVPAVGVVFPTTFVPHRRITEELIGPIEKRLLATGDVEKIETTLDRDRTILFIFYKWSIRPEDCLQRARQVVSGVSRPAGILEPIFVLHRPTMSPIFRIAFTGKNVNALTQDLTQFSRTAERIPGVAGVNLVGSAPMKAVVEMDALSGAQNQVAASDVISSAIQQWSFRYLFRNDKGEKEIFRLHLKDVNDLKSLPVQSKSGSQVPLRWISQVEETHSPASVFFGDGQDAVILEVMKAPGSDALLIVDNVLKGIKKLSQEKNLNYTILYDEAEKIREAQAGVIQNFVIGVGLNSLILIIFLGSIIGAVVASCVFPTAILGTLYVMKASDISLNIFALNGFSLASGMITDSSIVVLESIMRRFQKGEDLVQSAARGTKDVMIGVLASTLTTAAVIVPISMQTGVSSKLFSDLGIVLVATQFICLIAVFTFVPWLCSRILSDDKSRPAPIAILYGLSSRLVDRMLQLSTVTLKKSVKERGFRWGLPLVATMGSLLMMAFLPNSEFLPVVSSKIYSISMPVKRIELMEKGSDLQKQLAMSLGTNEAVNWVVTSRSDDTLNSVLRVKNLKDVPGIIEKISQDLNFPRKKILALPLGPTPPTEPMGYDGYFYINKNLPPQQLRSLTDSFCQNPGIMDCTTASHYQESRLQLRPRPLDMFRSHTNLFATMADIASLTQNLNLSSLANLPIAFPVELHLPGKELLTSFPLATGGSGEGISRLGAFFDSEINRSSNVLFRRDGQNFIPLYFRLNGITIGQAVAALEGEAKAQGIDSGSLIPMGAIETMNETFGKMINALILAAVLIFLVLVIQFRSALQAAIIMYSIPLSLGGAIAGLIILGETLNVGVIVGFVLLIGIVVNNGILLMDAINQRRTAGMPLLEAVIDGVDSRTRPILMTTFSTVFGMMPTLVLEAEGKELYRGMAIVNVFGMIFGTFLTLVVTPIVIRALIANQGEKSARKKGVAA